Part of the Ruegeria sp. AD91A genome, GCAGAGCATGGGCGGTGTTGTGGCGTTGGAGTTGATCCGGCGGGCACCGGAACGGGTGTCGCGCCTGTGCCTGATGTCGACAGACGCTCAGGCGGATACACCTCATATCGCAGCCAGTCGTGAGGACCTGATTATTGGCGCTCAGGGTGGGCGGCTGGAAGAAATCATGCGCCAACTGGTCGGCACCGATACATTGGCGCCGGGGCCAAAGCGAATCCCAATTCTGAATGATCTTTTGACAATGGCGAATGATCTGGGCGCCGAGACATTCGTTCGTCAAATGCGTGCCTTGCAGCGCCGGCCCGACCAACAGGGAACGTTGCGCCGCATCAAAGCCCCCACTTTGATCATGTGCGGCGTGCATGACACGCTTACCCCTGTCAAACGCCACTCGTTCATGTCTGACCTGATACCGGAGGCAGAGTTGAAGGTTGTCGAAAATGCGGGGCATCTTCTAACGCTTGAAGCACCTGATGCCGTGAATAACGCCTTGGAAACCTGGCTGAATATCCCGCAACGGTTTGACTAAGGGTAAAGCGCTGCGCGTTCGACTTTTGAAATCACATTCGGTGTCACCGAAGGTTCGCCGGTCTCGTGGTTAAAAAACGGCGTATTCTTCCACCGTCCTGACAGGCGTGATCGCAAGGCGCGGTGCAAAAGGCCAAACGCCGCAAACCTGACCTTTTCGTGTTTTTGTTTTCCATTGGGTCGAGGGACAAACCCGCGGGTCGTGACCGGCCCCAATGCGGAAACATCACCGGTAATCCTGAGGACAATT contains:
- a CDS encoding alpha/beta fold hydrolase; translation: MIEPLVLLPGLMCDARLFRPQIEVLSRARPVTVAPISGGERIEEIASGMLDQLPHRFALVGQSMGGVVALELIRRAPERVSRLCLMSTDAQADTPHIAASREDLIIGAQGGRLEEIMRQLVGTDTLAPGPKRIPILNDLLTMANDLGAETFVRQMRALQRRPDQQGTLRRIKAPTLIMCGVHDTLTPVKRHSFMSDLIPEAELKVVENAGHLLTLEAPDAVNNALETWLNIPQRFD